CCGTCTCCCGGGAGACCCTGATGGCCGAGGTCTGGGACGAGAACTGGTTCGGCTCCACCAAGACCCTCGACGTCACCATGGCCGGCCTGCGCCGCCACCTCACCGAGGCCGCCGACACCGCGGCCCACGCCGGCAGCCTGCCCCGCATCACCACCCTGCGGGGGCACGGCTACCGCCTGGAACTCTGACGGCCCCCGGTCGAGCAGCAACCATGGGTCCCCGTCAACTGCGCCCCCAGGGCGGCTGAGCAGGTGCGAAGTCCGGGCAGGGAGAGGCTTCGGCGTGACCGACGGTGGCGGTGCCCCCATCGGCGGCCCGCTCGACGGTAAGCCGGGGGGATAGCGAGTTAGGGCAGGCTTCTTCAAGCGTCTACAGATCTGTAGACTGCATGTGGTCGTGCCGTTGCTCGTGGGCACCGTTGCTTGCGTGACGACGGTCATGTCGCTTTCAAGGTGCAGGCAGGAGGACGCGGGGTCAGAGACGCTTCCGGACTGCACAACGCCCCAAGACGAGGGTCGGAACATCACCCTCCGACCAGCCCTCCCGTGCAACCGACTCAGCCCGAGCACGGTCGCAGCCAGAGCCGGACCCTTCCACGGTGATGCCATTGCTGACAGCCTCGGCCGCCTTGCTCCCGGTCAACCCGACTCTCGCCTGGGTCCTGGCCGTCCTTCTCGCCGCCGCCGTCGCCGTGGCCGCCCTCACCAAGCTGACGCCCGATCAGGGCACCAGCCGGGCCAGGGAGATAGTGACCGCCGGCCTGCGCGCGGCCGTCCAGCTCGTGCTGGTCTCCGTGGCCATCGGCTGGGTCGCCCACTCCCCCACCGGACTGCCCGTGTTCCTGGCGCTGATGTTCACCGTCGCCGTGCGTACGGCCGGCCGCCGCATCACCTCCGACAGCACGTGGTGGTGGACGGCCGTGCCCATCGCAGCCGGCGTCGTACCCACTGTCTCGCTGCTGCTGTCCACCGGCCTCGTGCCGGTGACCGGCATCACGATGATCCCGGTCACCGGCATCCTGATCGGCGGCGCGATGACGGCCACGGTCCTGGCCGGACGGCAGAGTCTGGCAGTGCTGAGGCTGCGTCACGGCGAGGTCGAAGCCGCGCTCGCACTGGGCATGATCGATCGCGACGCCAGGGTGGAGATCGCCCGTTCGGCCGCTTCGGAGGCGCTCGTCCCGGGGCTCGACCAGACCCGAACGGTCGGGCTGGTCACACTGCCCGGCGCGTTCGTCGGCATGCTGCTCGGCGGAGCCGATCCCGTCACCGCAGGCGCGGTGCAGTTGTTCGTTCTCGTCGCTCTGATGGCCGTTCAAGCGGTCGCCGTCGCCACCACCTTGGAGCTGATCGCACGCGCCCGCATCACCGATCTACCGCGCCATGAGAAAGCACCCGACCCACGTCCCTTGCGGATCCCGTGGCTCACTCCTCGGCGACGGACCAGACCCGAGCAGCCGGGCCGGACGCAAGCGCCGTGAGAGGCGCCTCTAACGGCGCAGGGGGCGACTGGCCCAGTCGGCCGCGCCACGCGCACAGCGGCAACGGTGTGTACGGAGCAGGAGAGGCCGGCGCCGAGACGGACCCAGCGATCATGGCAGTCAGGGTCGTGGCGTGGCTGAGCGCCCGCGACCAGGTCGAACTCGGCCAGCTCATCGGCCTCGCCGCCACCGCCACCCTGCTGCTGCGCCGCTACGGCACCGCCCTCGCGGCCACCCGACCCCTCACGG
This window of the Streptomyces sp. N50 genome carries:
- a CDS encoding ABC transporter permease, whose translation is MPLLTASAALLPVNPTLAWVLAVLLAAAVAVAALTKLTPDQGTSRAREIVTAGLRAAVQLVLVSVAIGWVAHSPTGLPVFLALMFTVAVRTAGRRITSDSTWWWTAVPIAAGVVPTVSLLLSTGLVPVTGITMIPVTGILIGGAMTATVLAGRQSLAVLRLRHGEVEAALALGMIDRDARVEIARSAASEALVPGLDQTRTVGLVTLPGAFVGMLLGGADPVTAGAVQLFVLVALMAVQAVAVATTLELIARARITDLPRHEKAPDPRPLRIPWLTPRRRTRPEQPGRTQAP